One segment of Cerasicoccus sp. TK19100 DNA contains the following:
- a CDS encoding DUF7594 domain-containing protein: MSPHSINGDLYGIGYSMTGADVYPSDFYSGPFDSDSVLIEDNFILPSTPSYTQVSNSSAALVDYLNLQLNAMREANATEGYVFFRINPDAYIYWNFYQVGMADSGGSYLPTLDYTTESVPLWTSVPLGGGGYVTGVISDPSGDAIYCRTDVGGAFRWAPTDDVDGNGSWVSISDAMVPYDTVDASALMCVESIAVDPSTPGRLYKAVGNPSISPTARGIYTSDDYGATWSLVDNSNTFVIQGNGSKRAHGERLAVDPNDSDIFWYGSSTSGLRKFEKSGGTWTATQISSSEVPYGTTNTGISFVVCDANGGSTILYAGVSDPSVGGVYKSTDGGSSWSKVGGDSLPEPRRAQIADNGTLYVSGGTDGVAKLPRNGTLSLLSTLPTTAGYPSRTVAYHAVAVDPNDATGNTVYVAEVTKGSGIVLRSTDGGATWANQTSISQSREEPDGTKSLTGYWFGSTASLMVNPADSNELWHSDFFGVSRTRDAQNLGGSPAATWHTLQKRQEETVALSLKNAPSGAALLTGLADVGGMRYLDTNARPYGAGGNTTGGSNITGLDFSEGTPDVWVRGTVNSNGSTGSGGVSIDGGENWSTFGVLDSKDVSNASTAGWETFDVGPYLRKRQADGATSVTLVLRAKSGQTNHAYLHFSSKEGTNPPELLLNGSTTLTPTADAYVRAAGGSSNYGNHVELQAQNYYGQANYHRWSYLKFDLSGQAPITSATLRLYRLAEASDTTAFYTTIEATPTTTWVEGDGGTDNSPANEITWSNRPTNLHSTPGALWKGGGRVAVSATNPDNIVWMGIKNGGSNTPMYYSKDRGVTWSAASGGPYTEITGIYTNGSSVAPLGQPLASDRANGYFYAANFGGTSHKIYRSTNQGANWTQVATVSNGNSYNMRTPQLVAAPVSPTCPSGGDVWLCDDGSYNDNGGGLWRSTNAGDNWSPITTVGKVTAVSFGKAETGSGYTVFIHGRISGVPGIYRSDDYGSTWEALPNPTIKDIQALAGDRQNYGKVFIGTKGRGVFQSQ, translated from the coding sequence ATGTCTCCACACTCAATTAATGGAGACCTCTATGGCATCGGCTACAGCATGACGGGCGCTGACGTTTACCCATCGGATTTTTACAGTGGGCCTTTCGATAGCGATAGCGTGCTCATCGAGGACAACTTCATCCTTCCAAGTACGCCATCTTACACGCAGGTTAGCAACTCCAGCGCTGCGTTGGTTGACTACCTGAATTTGCAACTTAACGCGATGCGCGAAGCCAATGCGACCGAGGGTTATGTGTTTTTCCGGATCAATCCCGATGCCTATATTTACTGGAACTTCTATCAAGTTGGCATGGCTGATAGTGGTGGTAGTTATCTGCCTACGCTGGATTATACTACGGAGTCGGTACCGCTGTGGACCTCTGTCCCACTGGGCGGCGGCGGCTATGTGACCGGAGTTATCAGTGATCCTTCGGGCGACGCGATTTACTGTCGCACGGATGTTGGCGGTGCTTTTCGCTGGGCTCCGACCGATGATGTCGATGGCAATGGTTCATGGGTCTCTATTTCAGACGCCATGGTCCCCTATGATACGGTAGATGCTTCGGCATTGATGTGTGTGGAGAGTATTGCCGTTGATCCGAGTACGCCAGGCCGGCTCTATAAAGCAGTGGGCAATCCTTCAATTTCACCTACGGCAAGGGGCATCTACACTTCGGATGATTACGGGGCAACTTGGTCGCTCGTCGACAATAGTAACACCTTCGTGATTCAAGGTAACGGAAGTAAGCGTGCTCACGGCGAACGTTTGGCCGTCGATCCGAACGATTCCGATATTTTTTGGTATGGCTCCTCCACTTCGGGCCTGCGCAAATTTGAGAAGAGTGGCGGCACCTGGACAGCCACACAAATTTCTTCCAGCGAAGTGCCCTACGGTACGACCAATACGGGCATCTCCTTCGTGGTTTGCGACGCAAATGGCGGTAGCACAATTCTGTATGCTGGCGTTTCAGATCCGTCCGTCGGCGGCGTCTATAAGAGCACCGATGGTGGCTCGTCCTGGTCGAAGGTTGGTGGTGACTCCTTGCCGGAGCCCCGCCGCGCGCAGATCGCGGATAACGGCACGTTATATGTGTCGGGTGGTACGGACGGAGTGGCCAAGCTGCCACGCAATGGCACGTTGAGCCTACTTAGCACACTGCCAACGACCGCCGGCTATCCCAGCCGGACCGTCGCCTATCATGCAGTCGCGGTCGATCCGAATGATGCGACCGGTAACACGGTCTATGTAGCAGAAGTCACCAAAGGTTCGGGCATTGTTCTGCGTTCGACGGATGGTGGTGCGACGTGGGCGAATCAGACTTCGATTAGCCAGAGCCGGGAAGAGCCGGACGGCACGAAATCTTTAACCGGCTACTGGTTTGGGTCGACGGCCTCATTGATGGTAAACCCCGCCGATTCCAATGAACTCTGGCACAGCGATTTCTTTGGCGTTAGCCGGACGCGGGATGCGCAAAATCTGGGCGGCAGCCCCGCAGCGACCTGGCATACGCTTCAAAAGCGCCAGGAAGAAACGGTGGCGCTCTCGCTGAAAAATGCACCCAGTGGCGCGGCACTCCTCACGGGCCTTGCGGACGTGGGTGGCATGCGTTACCTGGATACAAACGCGCGTCCTTACGGTGCCGGTGGTAACACAACCGGTGGTAGCAATATTACGGGTTTGGATTTTTCTGAGGGGACGCCAGATGTCTGGGTTCGTGGAACCGTTAACTCAAATGGATCCACTGGATCAGGTGGTGTTTCGATTGATGGCGGCGAGAACTGGAGCACATTTGGCGTGCTGGATTCCAAGGACGTCAGCAATGCGTCTACTGCCGGTTGGGAAACATTCGATGTTGGCCCGTATCTCCGCAAAAGACAGGCTGATGGTGCCACTTCGGTCACCTTGGTGCTGCGTGCCAAGTCGGGTCAAACCAACCATGCCTATTTGCACTTCTCCTCGAAAGAAGGAACGAACCCACCTGAGCTTTTGCTGAACGGCAGCACAACATTAACGCCGACAGCCGATGCTTACGTTCGTGCGGCCGGAGGGAGCAGTAACTACGGGAATCACGTCGAATTACAGGCTCAGAATTATTACGGTCAGGCGAACTATCATCGCTGGAGCTACCTGAAATTTGATCTCAGCGGACAGGCGCCGATCACATCGGCCACTCTACGTCTTTACCGACTTGCCGAGGCCTCGGACACAACGGCTTTCTATACCACTATCGAAGCGACCCCGACAACGACTTGGGTCGAAGGCGATGGTGGTACGGACAATTCGCCCGCTAACGAAATTACCTGGTCGAATCGCCCGACGAACCTGCACTCGACACCGGGCGCGCTCTGGAAGGGCGGGGGACGTGTTGCCGTATCGGCGACCAATCCTGACAATATTGTATGGATGGGCATTAAGAATGGTGGCTCCAATACGCCCATGTATTATAGCAAGGACCGTGGCGTGACTTGGTCGGCTGCTTCGGGTGGCCCTTACACCGAAATCACTGGCATCTATACGAACGGAAGTAGCGTGGCTCCTTTGGGGCAGCCTCTGGCATCGGACCGCGCCAATGGCTACTTCTACGCCGCGAATTTCGGCGGTACTTCACATAAAATCTATCGCAGCACCAACCAAGGTGCTAATTGGACACAGGTTGCGACGGTCTCGAATGGCAATAGTTACAATATGCGTACACCTCAGTTGGTTGCGGCACCGGTATCGCCCACTTGTCCCAGCGGAGGCGATGTCTGGCTCTGTGACGATGGCTCCTACAATGACAACGGAGGTGGCCTGTGGCGCTCCACTAATGCCGGCGACAATTGGTCACCGATCACTACTGTTGGTAAGGTAACAGCGGTTAGCTTTGGTAAGGCTGAGACCGGGTCAGGTTACACGGTCTTTATCCACGGAAGAATCAGCGGCGTTCCTGGTATCTATCGCTCGGATGACTATGGCTCCACTTGGGAGGCGCTTCCCAATCCAACGATCAAAGATATTCAAGCCCTTGCCGGAGACCGCCAAAACTATGGCAAAGTCTTCATTGGCACGAAAGGCCGCGGTGTCTTCCAGAGTCAGTAG
- a CDS encoding WD40/YVTN/BNR-like repeat-containing protein yields MMYPYFSFRHFRFHVVGLFLAGLILAFSSLAATSTSDAEWEHAGWGGGGYYYAAAFHPTRDGVIYLAGDVGGVYKTEDHGRNWRIINKGLVDYAVFSLAVDPSNPDTVYAATVGGLCKSTDAGESWQLLPQAGPKELAIIGKKKKSIRSVAVVPSDGNIIFAGTPNGKVFRSKDGGQFWKEVYQVAVKGAEEGRLRLQFGKANDNYFGGMWTKLSFPENVNPADAVGFGMNFKGDGSTPSKGFFVYLKGPGFSYRSRNLNGLLADTDARDVILTAEDFSIDPEFAKKHPAKAAEAPATPDWSKIDRVDLSCVGDLPREQHVASISSFFIAATQTIDGQAGSVAKPVIIPTKVLSNNSKPSKYGNLRIGDPVVGSVYSVAVSPVDPTRVIAATDSNGLVLSSDQGNSWVRLETPQKASGVAFDPQHANVVYGTFFSDGVWKSVDYGKTWSRLEEGISDKVSLLEVAVSPTNSQDVYVVGADGWNGAFYRSEDGGNTWANSSKTRPDYVWNPTLPESGKVVSMSTVTNVTINPANPEQLFTSANWRCSFSEDGGVTWEERIKGADISCITDIQFVGDRVYVSVMDEGTLMSSDNGNSWRQLWPMKYEANLSGHNWRVRVDQIEGQDRIISTASPWGGEYPQLVVVSEDGGKTYQATKAGLPDYQISANTMWGRGYPRALAVDPSNPQIVYMGIDGDPTPGKNGGGVFKSVDGGYTWDQLKNQPGSRRMYYGLAIDPTNPQRIFWAGFGSKGGVYRSEDAGESWQRVFRKDQYLFNLKATADGVIYAGGKELYRSTDQGKTWQTLTNFKNNRSIVGIEVHPEDPNTIWISANVWSNAADGAIYKSIDGGSSWQDMTGDIPYNRPQILRYNPLTRELWVGYVGLYKIKQ; encoded by the coding sequence ATGATGTACCCTTATTTCTCGTTCCGTCATTTTCGCTTCCATGTGGTTGGACTGTTTTTAGCAGGGCTCATTTTAGCCTTCTCTTCATTGGCGGCGACATCGACCTCCGATGCCGAATGGGAACACGCCGGTTGGGGGGGAGGCGGTTATTACTATGCAGCTGCTTTCCATCCAACTCGTGATGGCGTTATCTATCTGGCCGGCGATGTGGGTGGTGTCTATAAAACCGAGGATCACGGCCGGAATTGGCGCATAATCAATAAAGGCTTGGTTGATTACGCGGTGTTTTCATTGGCTGTCGATCCAAGCAATCCTGACACGGTATATGCAGCCACTGTTGGTGGCCTATGCAAGAGCACCGATGCAGGCGAGAGCTGGCAGCTGCTGCCCCAGGCGGGCCCGAAGGAGCTGGCCATTATTGGTAAGAAAAAGAAGAGCATCCGCTCTGTAGCTGTTGTGCCATCGGATGGAAACATCATATTTGCCGGGACTCCGAATGGGAAGGTCTTTCGCAGTAAAGATGGCGGACAATTCTGGAAAGAGGTTTATCAAGTCGCCGTCAAGGGCGCGGAGGAAGGCCGCCTCCGCTTGCAGTTTGGCAAGGCCAACGACAATTACTTCGGCGGTATGTGGACGAAGCTCTCGTTCCCTGAGAACGTGAATCCTGCTGATGCCGTGGGCTTCGGCATGAACTTCAAAGGCGATGGATCGACTCCGTCAAAAGGCTTCTTTGTTTATTTGAAAGGGCCAGGCTTTAGCTACCGCAGTCGCAATCTCAATGGACTTCTTGCCGATACTGACGCTCGTGATGTGATCCTGACTGCGGAGGACTTTTCAATCGATCCCGAGTTCGCTAAAAAGCACCCGGCCAAAGCGGCAGAGGCACCAGCGACGCCGGATTGGTCTAAGATTGATCGCGTTGATCTATCTTGCGTTGGAGATCTGCCACGGGAGCAGCATGTGGCAAGCATCAGTTCATTCTTCATTGCCGCCACGCAAACAATCGACGGGCAAGCTGGTTCGGTTGCGAAGCCGGTAATCATCCCGACCAAGGTTTTAAGCAATAACTCAAAGCCGTCTAAATACGGCAATCTTCGTATTGGCGATCCTGTAGTCGGTTCGGTTTACTCGGTGGCGGTTTCTCCTGTCGATCCTACACGCGTGATTGCGGCGACAGATAGTAATGGCTTGGTATTGAGCAGTGACCAGGGCAATAGCTGGGTGCGCTTGGAGACGCCACAAAAAGCCTCTGGTGTCGCGTTTGATCCGCAGCATGCAAACGTCGTGTATGGAACATTCTTTTCCGACGGCGTCTGGAAGTCGGTTGATTACGGTAAGACATGGAGCCGCTTGGAAGAGGGGATTTCAGACAAAGTATCCCTGTTGGAAGTCGCGGTGAGCCCAACCAATTCGCAGGATGTCTATGTCGTTGGTGCTGACGGCTGGAATGGCGCATTTTATCGTTCCGAAGATGGTGGGAATACATGGGCGAACTCGTCTAAAACAAGGCCCGATTACGTTTGGAATCCGACGCTGCCGGAGTCGGGGAAGGTCGTGAGCATGAGCACGGTCACGAACGTCACAATCAATCCCGCCAATCCTGAGCAGCTCTTTACGAGCGCCAATTGGCGCTGCTCTTTCAGTGAGGATGGCGGTGTGACTTGGGAGGAGCGCATTAAAGGCGCCGACATCTCTTGCATCACGGATATTCAGTTCGTGGGAGACCGGGTTTACGTATCGGTCATGGATGAGGGGACATTGATGAGCTCGGACAACGGGAATAGTTGGAGGCAGCTCTGGCCGATGAAATATGAGGCCAATCTTAGTGGTCACAATTGGCGTGTCAGAGTGGATCAAATTGAGGGGCAGGATCGCATTATTTCGACTGCTAGCCCATGGGGTGGAGAATACCCACAGCTGGTCGTCGTGAGCGAGGACGGCGGCAAAACCTATCAGGCGACCAAAGCAGGCCTCCCGGATTATCAAATCAGCGCCAACACGATGTGGGGTCGCGGTTATCCGCGCGCCTTGGCGGTGGACCCGTCCAATCCGCAGATCGTTTACATGGGAATTGATGGTGACCCAACTCCGGGCAAAAACGGTGGCGGAGTCTTTAAATCCGTTGATGGCGGCTACACTTGGGACCAATTGAAGAACCAACCCGGCAGCCGTCGCATGTATTATGGGCTCGCTATCGATCCTACGAATCCACAGCGCATATTCTGGGCGGGCTTCGGTTCAAAGGGCGGTGTTTATCGTAGTGAAGATGCCGGTGAGAGCTGGCAGCGAGTGTTTCGCAAGGATCAGTATTTGTTCAATCTGAAGGCAACGGCTGATGGCGTCATCTATGCGGGTGGTAAAGAGCTTTATCGCAGTACGGACCAGGGGAAAACCTGGCAAACGCTGACGAACTTTAAGAACAACCGTTCTATCGTCGGCATTGAGGTTCACCCGGAAGATCCCAATACGATATGGATATCGGCCAACGTGTGGAGCAACGCTGCAGATGGCGCAATTTACAAAAGCATTGATGGAGGCTCTAGCTGGCAGGATATGACTGGAGACATCCCCTACAACCGTCCTCAAATTCTACGTTACAACCCACTCACTCGCGAACTTTGGGTCGGCTATGTCGGACTCTATAAGATCAAGCAGTGA
- a CDS encoding PEP-CTERM sorting domain-containing protein (PEP-CTERM proteins occur, often in large numbers, in the proteomes of bacteria that also encode an exosortase, a predicted intramembrane cysteine proteinase. The presence of a PEP-CTERM domain at a protein's C-terminus predicts cleavage within the sorting domain, followed by covalent anchoring to some some component of the (usually Gram-negative) cell surface. Many PEP-CTERM proteins exhibit an unusual sequence composition that includes large numbers of potential glycosylation sites. Expression of one such protein has been shown restore the ability of a bacterium to form floc, a type of biofilm.): protein MSTTFSVSSVDPGQAYWGLAILGSSESSPSDYILVDYQGSNGQFRIINVGGAGTGTAVSASSFGGTFALGQSITLTVTGTYVGSMLTLSADYDDGSPTQTITASAFDASTHYTGSAMGMRVRTPSGGGTTVNFDSFSAAVVPEPGTYAAIAGAFALLGVVLMRRK from the coding sequence GTGAGCACAACTTTTTCGGTGTCCTCCGTGGACCCAGGGCAGGCTTACTGGGGCTTGGCGATTCTCGGCAGCAGCGAAAGCTCTCCCAGTGATTACATCTTAGTCGACTATCAAGGCAGCAATGGCCAGTTTCGGATCATCAACGTCGGTGGAGCGGGGACGGGCACAGCTGTATCCGCATCCAGTTTTGGAGGCACCTTTGCGTTGGGTCAGTCCATTACGCTTACCGTTACGGGCACCTATGTCGGCTCCATGCTGACGCTTTCGGCTGATTATGATGACGGTAGCCCGACGCAAACGATTACTGCGTCTGCCTTTGATGCCTCAACACATTACACGGGCTCTGCGATGGGGATGCGTGTTCGTACTCCCTCTGGCGGTGGCACAACCGTCAACTTTGATTCCTTCTCCGCTGCAGTAGTTCCCGAGCCTGGTACTTACGCGGCTATAGCTGGTGCCTTTGCCCTCTTGGGCGTTGTGCTGATGCGCAGAAAGTAA
- a CDS encoding LacI family DNA-binding transcriptional regulator, whose product MAESRRPRLKDIAAEVGVSTMLVSIALRGMTGVSEETRKKIKDCADRLGYKPDPALAALADYRRRTREPSSFEQLAYVTNYAVKNDPSWDFSNQFFIGAQRRGMDYGYKVVPYWLKEDGCSQSRASSILFNRGIRGLIIAPVPEIEDKLELNWKYFSSVAIGTSLVSPELDHVAFDHHHAMRTTLEKLHEKGYRRVGLYIRNPINRLRFSPMDAYLGYQYRDADSSPIPPLMLLGVSSSAFWSWYDEHKPDAIVTDSDPAVLGLLKERGLQAPKDVGLACFNRFSHDKRSTSSVTQDLQAIGAASVDRLHTNLLRNAYGIPENSYGIHLQGQWFAGDTLR is encoded by the coding sequence ATGGCAGAATCCCGACGCCCCCGTTTAAAAGATATCGCTGCAGAAGTTGGCGTATCGACCATGCTGGTTTCCATCGCTCTGCGAGGGATGACTGGAGTCTCTGAAGAAACGCGCAAGAAAATCAAAGACTGCGCAGACCGTCTTGGCTATAAGCCCGATCCGGCGCTTGCGGCATTGGCCGATTATCGACGTCGCACACGCGAACCGTCGTCATTCGAGCAGTTGGCCTACGTGACCAATTATGCGGTTAAAAACGACCCCTCCTGGGATTTCTCTAATCAGTTTTTTATCGGAGCCCAAAGACGTGGGATGGATTATGGCTACAAGGTTGTCCCCTATTGGTTAAAAGAAGATGGCTGCTCCCAAAGCCGGGCAAGTTCGATATTGTTCAACCGTGGAATCCGTGGGCTCATCATTGCCCCCGTGCCCGAAATTGAAGATAAGCTGGAACTGAACTGGAAGTATTTTTCCTCGGTGGCCATTGGCACATCACTCGTCAGCCCGGAACTGGACCACGTTGCATTCGATCACCACCATGCGATGAGAACAACGCTCGAAAAGCTACACGAGAAAGGCTATCGCAGAGTGGGACTATATATACGCAACCCGATAAATCGCCTGCGATTTTCACCGATGGATGCCTATCTAGGCTACCAGTATCGTGACGCTGATTCATCGCCCATCCCACCGTTAATGTTGCTGGGAGTTTCGTCTTCGGCTTTTTGGTCGTGGTATGACGAACATAAACCTGACGCGATCGTTACCGACAGCGATCCTGCTGTCCTTGGCCTCTTAAAAGAGCGTGGGCTTCAGGCACCTAAAGACGTCGGCCTAGCCTGCTTCAACCGATTCAGTCACGACAAGCGCAGCACCTCCTCCGTAACGCAGGACCTCCAGGCCATTGGAGCGGCATCGGTTGATCGTCTACACACCAACTTGTTGAGGAATGCATACGGAATCCCCGAGAACTCTTATGGCATTCACCTGCAAGGCCAGTGGTTCGCGGGCGATACGCTTCGCTAA